Proteins from one Archocentrus centrarchus isolate MPI-CPG fArcCen1 chromosome 8, fArcCen1, whole genome shotgun sequence genomic window:
- the wipi2 gene encoding WD repeat domain phosphoinositide-interacting protein 2 isoform X1, whose amino-acid sequence MNLASQSGDAGGSQLLFANFNQDNTSLAVGTKSGYKFFSLSSVDKLEQIYECTDTEDVCIVERLFSSSLVAIVSLKAPRKLKVCHFKKGTEICNYSYSNTILAVKLNRQRLIVCLEESLYIHNIRDMKVLHTIRETPPNPSGLCALSISNDNCYLAYPGSATIGEVQVFDTVNLRAANMIPAHDSPLAALAFDATGTKLATASEKGTVIRVFSIPEGQKLFEFRRGVKRCVSICSLAFSMDSLYLSASSNTETVHIFKLETQKEKYVPAEEPTTWGGYLGKVLMASTTYLPSQVTEMFTQGRAFATVRLPFCGHKNICALAVIQKIPRLLVAAADGYLYMYNLDPQDGGECTLTKQHRLDGSAEPPNEILEQGSHDRPLVGQTYGGAVSKGYCEEQGAVGGVGVGLDDDLSDLRLEEENEQPPLILETE is encoded by the exons ATGAACCTGGCCAGTCAAAGCGGGGACGCTGGCGGGAGCCAGCTGCTCTTCGCCAACTTTAACCAGGATAACAC GTCCTTAGCCGTTGGCACCAAATCAGGATACAAGTTTTTCTCCCTGTCCTCCGTGGACAAATTGGAGCAGATATATGAATGTA CTGACACTGAGGATGTGTGCATTGTGGAGCGTCTGTTCTCCAGCAGCCTGGTGGCTATAGTTAGTCTGAAGGCCCCCCGAAAGCTCAAAGTCTGTCACTTCAAGAAGGGAACTGAGATCTGCAACTACTCCTATTCAAACACTATACTGGCTGTGAAACTCAACAGACAG AGGCTGATTGTGTGCCTGGAGGAGTCGCTCTACATTCACAACATCAGAGACATGAAAGTGCTGCACACTATTAGAGAGACTCCACCCAACCCTTCAG GATTGTGTGCCCTTTCTATCAGCAATGATAACTGTTACCTGGCATACCCAGGCAGCGCTACGATAGGAGAGGTCCAGGTGTTTGACACAGTCAACTTG cGAGCAGCAAATATGATTCCAGCCCACGACAGCCCATTAGCGGCTCTGGCTTTCGATGCAACTGGAACTAAGCTGGCCACAGCTTCAGAGAAG GGTACAGTCATCCGTGTCTTCTCAATCCCAGAGGGACAGAAGCTCTTTGAGTTTCGACGAGGAGTCAAGAG GTGTGTGAGCATCTGCTCATTGGCGTTCAGCATGGACAGCCTGTACCTTTCTGCCTCCAGCAACACAGAGACGGTCCACATCTTCAAATTAGAAACACAGAAGGAGAAGTATGT GCCAGCAGAGGAGCCCACCACATGGGGAGGTTACCTGGGGAAGGTCTTGATGGCATCCACCACATATCTGCCTTCCCAAGTCACAGAAATGTTTACCCAGGGGCGAGCCTTTGCCACCGTACGTCTGCCCTTTTGCGGACATAAGAATATCTGCGCCTTAGCTGT GATTCAGAAGATTCCCAGGTTGCTTGTTGCAGCGGCTGACGGCTACCTGTATATGTACAACCTGGATCCACAAGACGGAGGCGAATGCACACTAACAAAGCAGCACAG GTTAGACGGGAGTGCTGAGCCCCCCAATGAGATCCTTGAGCAAGGGTCACATGATCGCCCACTTGTGGGCCAGACCTACGGTGGTGCTGTCTCAAAGG GTTACTGTGAAGAACAGGGCGCTGTGGGAGGGGTAGGGGTAGGGCTCGATGACGACCTCAGCGACCTACGCTTGGAGGAAGAGAATGAGCAACCGCCGCTCATTCTGGAAACTGAGTGA
- the wipi2 gene encoding WD repeat domain phosphoinositide-interacting protein 2 isoform X2, with product MNLASQSGDAGGSQLLFANFNQDNTSLAVGTKSGYKFFSLSSVDKLEQIYECTDTEDVCIVERLFSSSLVAIVSLKAPRKLKVCHFKKGTEICNYSYSNTILAVKLNRQRLIVCLEESLYIHNIRDMKVLHTIRETPPNPSGLCALSISNDNCYLAYPGSATIGEVQVFDTVNLRAANMIPAHDSPLAALAFDATGTKLATASEKGTVIRVFSIPEGQKLFEFRRGVKRCVSICSLAFSMDSLYLSASSNTETVHIFKLETQKEKPAEEPTTWGGYLGKVLMASTTYLPSQVTEMFTQGRAFATVRLPFCGHKNICALAVIQKIPRLLVAAADGYLYMYNLDPQDGGECTLTKQHRLDGSAEPPNEILEQGSHDRPLVGQTYGGAVSKGYCEEQGAVGGVGVGLDDDLSDLRLEEENEQPPLILETE from the exons ATGAACCTGGCCAGTCAAAGCGGGGACGCTGGCGGGAGCCAGCTGCTCTTCGCCAACTTTAACCAGGATAACAC GTCCTTAGCCGTTGGCACCAAATCAGGATACAAGTTTTTCTCCCTGTCCTCCGTGGACAAATTGGAGCAGATATATGAATGTA CTGACACTGAGGATGTGTGCATTGTGGAGCGTCTGTTCTCCAGCAGCCTGGTGGCTATAGTTAGTCTGAAGGCCCCCCGAAAGCTCAAAGTCTGTCACTTCAAGAAGGGAACTGAGATCTGCAACTACTCCTATTCAAACACTATACTGGCTGTGAAACTCAACAGACAG AGGCTGATTGTGTGCCTGGAGGAGTCGCTCTACATTCACAACATCAGAGACATGAAAGTGCTGCACACTATTAGAGAGACTCCACCCAACCCTTCAG GATTGTGTGCCCTTTCTATCAGCAATGATAACTGTTACCTGGCATACCCAGGCAGCGCTACGATAGGAGAGGTCCAGGTGTTTGACACAGTCAACTTG cGAGCAGCAAATATGATTCCAGCCCACGACAGCCCATTAGCGGCTCTGGCTTTCGATGCAACTGGAACTAAGCTGGCCACAGCTTCAGAGAAG GGTACAGTCATCCGTGTCTTCTCAATCCCAGAGGGACAGAAGCTCTTTGAGTTTCGACGAGGAGTCAAGAG GTGTGTGAGCATCTGCTCATTGGCGTTCAGCATGGACAGCCTGTACCTTTCTGCCTCCAGCAACACAGAGACGGTCCACATCTTCAAATTAGAAACACAGAAGGAGAA GCCAGCAGAGGAGCCCACCACATGGGGAGGTTACCTGGGGAAGGTCTTGATGGCATCCACCACATATCTGCCTTCCCAAGTCACAGAAATGTTTACCCAGGGGCGAGCCTTTGCCACCGTACGTCTGCCCTTTTGCGGACATAAGAATATCTGCGCCTTAGCTGT GATTCAGAAGATTCCCAGGTTGCTTGTTGCAGCGGCTGACGGCTACCTGTATATGTACAACCTGGATCCACAAGACGGAGGCGAATGCACACTAACAAAGCAGCACAG GTTAGACGGGAGTGCTGAGCCCCCCAATGAGATCCTTGAGCAAGGGTCACATGATCGCCCACTTGTGGGCCAGACCTACGGTGGTGCTGTCTCAAAGG GTTACTGTGAAGAACAGGGCGCTGTGGGAGGGGTAGGGGTAGGGCTCGATGACGACCTCAGCGACCTACGCTTGGAGGAAGAGAATGAGCAACCGCCGCTCATTCTGGAAACTGAGTGA
- the mmd2a gene encoding monocyte to macrophage differentiation factor 2a isoform X2, translating into MDFKKTKFGKFMNCRVPASKRYQPTEYEHAANCATHGLWILPSMVGGSVLYFLSVDQWHRVAAWLYGSGLTGLFITSTLFHTAAWKISHLRQVEQRFHMCDRMAIYFFIAASYSPWLMLRELGPWACHMRWLIWIMACIGSVYVFFFHERWSVQVCVNWPWEVSSMGWAWSSLRVMASFHSPTRSGICLWQLGQAFITTPSGGTCTYLRHSCRHRGDWLLSPTLNVSIPTG; encoded by the exons ATGGACTTTAAGAAGACAAAATTTGGCAA GTTCATGAACTGCAGGGTGCCGGCCAGTAAGAGATACCAGCCCACTGAATATGAACATGCTGCAAACTGTGCCACACATGGG TTGTGGATTCTTCCCAGTATGGTTGGTGGGTCTGTCCTCTACTTTCTGTCTGTGGACCAATGGCATCGCGTTGCTGCCTGGCTCTATGGGAGCGGCCTCACCGGCTTATTCATCACCTCAACTCTCTTCCACACTGCTGCCTGGAAAATCAGCCACCtcag GCAGGTGGAGCAGCGCTTCCACATGTGTGATAGAATGGCCATCTACTTCTTCATCGCAGCCTCATACTCGCCCTG GTTGATGCTGAGGGAGCTGGGACCCTGGGCGTGCCACATGCGCTGGCTCATCTGGATCATGGCTTGCATAGGATCGGTTTATGTCTTCTTCTTCCATGAGAG GTGGAGCGTACAGGTGTGTGTGAACTGGCCATGGGAGGTGTCTTCTATGGGGTGGGCGTGGTCTTCTTTAAGAGTGATGGCCTCGTTCCATTCGCCCACGCGATCTGGCATCTGTTTGTGGCAGTTGGGGCAGGCATTCATTACTACGCCATCTGGAGGTACCTGTACTTACCTGAGACACAGCTGCAGACATCGAGGTGACTGGCTGCTGTCTCCTACATTAAATGTTTCCATACCGACAGGCTGA
- the mmd2a gene encoding monocyte to macrophage differentiation factor 2a isoform X1 yields the protein MDFKKTKFGKFMNCRVPASKRYQPTEYEHAANCATHGLWILPSMVGGSVLYFLSVDQWHRVAAWLYGSGLTGLFITSTLFHTAAWKISHLRQVEQRFHMCDRMAIYFFIAASYSPWLMLRELGPWACHMRWLIWIMACIGSVYVFFFHERYKLVELLGYVAMGAVPALVILCMVERTGVCELAMGGVFYGVGVVFFKSDGLVPFAHAIWHLFVAVGAGIHYYAIWRYLYLPETQLQTSR from the exons ATGGACTTTAAGAAGACAAAATTTGGCAA GTTCATGAACTGCAGGGTGCCGGCCAGTAAGAGATACCAGCCCACTGAATATGAACATGCTGCAAACTGTGCCACACATGGG TTGTGGATTCTTCCCAGTATGGTTGGTGGGTCTGTCCTCTACTTTCTGTCTGTGGACCAATGGCATCGCGTTGCTGCCTGGCTCTATGGGAGCGGCCTCACCGGCTTATTCATCACCTCAACTCTCTTCCACACTGCTGCCTGGAAAATCAGCCACCtcag GCAGGTGGAGCAGCGCTTCCACATGTGTGATAGAATGGCCATCTACTTCTTCATCGCAGCCTCATACTCGCCCTG GTTGATGCTGAGGGAGCTGGGACCCTGGGCGTGCCACATGCGCTGGCTCATCTGGATCATGGCTTGCATAGGATCGGTTTATGTCTTCTTCTTCCATGAGAG GTACAAGCTGGTCGAGCTGCTGGGATACGTGGCCATGGGGGCCGTTCCTGCTTTGGTCATTCTCTGTATG GTGGAGCGTACAGGTGTGTGTGAACTGGCCATGGGAGGTGTCTTCTATGGGGTGGGCGTGGTCTTCTTTAAGAGTGATGGCCTCGTTCCATTCGCCCACGCGATCTGGCATCTGTTTGTGGCAGTTGGGGCAGGCATTCATTACTACGCCATCTGGAGGTACCTGTACTTACCTGAGACACAGCTGCAGACATCGAGGTGA